The nucleotide sequence GGTCGCTGCCCAGTAGTGCATTAATCAACTCCACAAGGCTGCTTTTACCCGCCCCATTTCGTGTTTTTCCCTCAGAAGAATTTGCCCCCTTTTCGGCTAAAACTAAATTCAGACCAGAGTGAAACTCAACTGTCTTAAAACTTGGTAAGTCGCTATATATCTTACTTAGCATTTGACTTGACCTTTTTTATTATTCCGTTTTTTTCTTCAATAGCGCCGATAACGAATAGTAAATCTAATGATAAGATAAACCAATCAAACGGTACCTCACCGTAACGCATCATTTCGCGATGCTTGTCCTTTAATTCATTCCATATTGAACTGACTGTAGCGCGCTTCTCAATCAAACTGAACACTTCAGATGCTACAGAGATAAGAGCTCTCTCAGGTAAAATATGTTTTGTCGGTAAAATCACTTTTTATACCCAACCGGTGGATTGTCAAATATATCGCAACGTTCAAAAAAGTAGCTGATGACGGCAAGTGCCGAAACCTGGTTCGATATATTTTCTATATTCCCGCCAGCAAACCCTTTCATTTCCAAAAAAATATCATCAGGTCTATAGCCAGCGGTTTTCAATTCTTGATATTTGAATCTAAATGATTCGGCTAGATCTTCACCGTATTCAGGGTCCGGCCAGTGAGCGAGCAAGTCTTCTACAAGATTTTCCTTACGACGCCCTGCAGTAAGTAAGACCTCTACGTCACTAGAAAGCAGATTAAATTCTAACTTATCTACTGATACCGGTAGGATTCCTGCTTCGTAAGTATGTACTCGAGCAGAAATAGCCTTAAGCAATGTTTTTATAGGCTCATGGGTAAGGCTAACAATGTCATTTTGAGTAGGTGCGGGGCCAAACATATCCGTGAGCTTGTTAACGGGTAGGGAAAGTGCTTTGTCCTTAATTAACGTAGGACGCCATGACGTTATTTCTATTTCTGGATTATCTTTCCGCAGCTGCTGCATTAAATCTATTGCATATTTTGGAATACCTTCGGGATCATTATGGACGAACGTCCATTTTTCCATTTTTGTTCCCCATTTTTCCTTTGCTCCATAGAAATCGCCTTCAATCTTACGAAGTAATTTGGATTTATTAAAACCTGAGCTAGGTGCGTAAGATTGAAAAACGCATTTTTCGGAGACCAAGAAGCCATCTGACTTCCCATCACCAGCTCTACCCGAAGCTTTAACTAATTGGAAGTCATCTGAATACAACGCTTCCATGACATCACAGAAGAAGTCTTCATACTCCTGCTCATTCTTGCTGAGTAAGGCATTTTCGATATGCAGCCCATACCACGCACGTGTCACAGAATCCATAAAACCTCAATACCTTTTCAAGATAGTATCAGTGTCCGCTTTGGAGAGCTCAAACACCACCATGAGTGTCTCCATTGGGCACTAACCAGCCCCATAAGACCAATCATCCCCAAAACCGTCTAACCGAGATCACTCTCAAATCGTATCGCAGCGATTAATAATTAGTCAGTCTCGGCGATTTCCTAGAAAACGTGTAGAGTAAATCGCAACTATTTTAGTTGTTGTATTGCATTAATGAATTTGGCTACGAAGGATTATAGTATAGGATTATGACACATTTCTGTAATGTTTTATTTTCTATCTTTACAAGCAGATATTGTTTAACCTGTGAATTCAGTTGTGGATACGGTTTCCCAATTTGAGCTTCTTATGTTGCTGTTATCGCACTGCGTTCCCTAGCCAGCGGTTGTGTAAGCGATTGGTAATTGTCCTGCGCTATACTATAGGGTGTGAGAGGTGTTTTCTTCCTGTAAACTCTGGGAGACGACCCATGGGCAGTCGACCTGTTAAGTTGATTGATCCGATTAAAGGGATCACCACGTCCCGTACACCGATTTCGCTGGGCCTGGCCTTTTTGGTGGTGGCAGTCGGATTGTACGGGTTGGCTATTTTTACCGCCCCCGACGATCCTCCCTTGGACTACATCAGCTTTTCTGAAAATATCAGTTGGCCACTATCCATTGTGCTGCTGTTTCCTGTCGTTATTGCTCTAACCCAGAGTTTTTATCAACAAATCCCTTTAGTGTTTTCCCGTTTAGCGGCGTCCCAGAAAGACAGCACGGAATTTCATAGCTTTGGAACCATCGTCGGAGACTCTTCAACCACCCGGTCATACGTGCAGTCATTTTAGCTATTGTTGCGGCTTTAAATTATGCCTATTACAGCACCTTGTTTCAGTCGGGTAAACACACTTGGATAAATTATGATGGGGTGTTGTCAGGGTTTACTTATGCAGGTCTGTATTCCGTAGTGGTGCAGGTTTTTCTATGCTATTGGGTCGCTTTGTCTGTTTGGAACAATCTGGTGCTCGCGCGGGTGTTACACATTTTCTTTAATTTGACAAAATCACAACAAGTCACCGACCCTCATGCACAAACCGAAACATTTGACGAGTCCACCGAGTATCTATTTGAAATCGACATCCAGCCCTTACACCCTGATGGGTGTTGTGGTTTAAAACCCATTACCGATTTGTGTTTGAAGTACAATATCATCTTACTTCTTTTAGGTATTTACATATCTTTGAAATACATTGACCGAATATTTATTCAGGAAGGTTTCTTGCTGGATGATATTGGCAACCCTATATTTATCATTGCCTATATATTTCTCGCTCCGCTGATGTTTTTTCTACCGCTGTCATCGGCACACAAACGAATGAGCATTGCCAAAGTCTTGCACTTAAAGTCAATAGCCAAGACATTGACTTCCTGGACCAAAAACAGCACTCGCATTACCGGTGAAAAAATGGACAATATGTCCAAATTGAGTGACTTTTATGAAAAACAAAAAAGTCGTATTCCGGTTTGGCCCTTTGATTTTAAATCAATGCAATCTTTCGTAGTGACTGTACTCATTCCTATTTTTCCGACCCTGCTTTCTTTTCTGGCTCATTTGCTCAACTCTTTTGGATTCAATTCCTTGTAGCTTTTTACTAAGGGCCGTTAGCTAAAAACATATTGCTATAGACATAGCGCCAAATTCATAGTGCTATGGACATGGTGCTACGGACATGGTGCTATGGACATGATCACATGGACACAAACGGTGACAGACGGTGCTTCCTACACGCTAACGGTGTATTCCTTTTTGCCTGGGAAAGGTCGCCTTCTGATTTGCGCCGGCCTCAACCCAGGAACTAATATTTACCCTCACGCAGGCGCGATGGGTGCACCGGTGCATCTGTGGGATAACCGCGTTGTACCCAGTATCCGTCTATTGATGTGTTGGTGAATTCGATTTCTCTAACCCATTTGGAGCCCTTGTAACCATACATTCTCGGGATAACCAGACGCAGAGGAAAACCGTGGGTAAGCGGAATGGTCGAACCGCCGATACCATAGGCGAACATCGTGCGTGGTTCTCTGGCTACGGCCAATGGTATCGATTCAGTATAAATATCTCTAAAGCTACGCAAGGTAATGTGGGTAGCCTCGCTGGTGGGGCGGACAAGGTTTATAAGGGTATCAATATGTAAACCATTCCAGGGCACATCCAGCACGGACCAGCCTTCTACGCAGTGGAAATCGGTCACTTGGTTTTGTCTTGTTAAGTTTACTACATCGTAGAATGACAAGGTAACGGGTTCTTCCACCAGGCCTCTGACCGACAGCTGCCACGAGCTAAGTATTTGTTGGAGGTTCTGGGGGTCGACGGTATTACCCCACCACCGATCGTAGAGTGCCCCTTCGACGGGAGAGGGACTAAAGGGAAAATCGCTGGCTTTATTTGTGTTGGGTTCGTTGGGTTGTGAGTCTGCACAGGCTGATAGAAAATCTGCGGTCAGAGCAAAGACGGTGGCACTTCCCAACCAGCTGAGTAAACTGCGCCGGGTCAGGTCCACATTTTCTTCTGGTTTCTTTTCAATCTCATCCATATTGTTGCCGCCCCATTTAAACTTGATAAAAGCCCAGGTTGACTTGGTTTATGGTGTAACCGGGTTGTAATTGTACTAGAGAGTAATGCATACGGCTTTCACGTACAGCCATTACGGAGATTTCAGTAGCCCTTACATTCGCATACTTGGCATTTCTTAGTATCACGAATTGATAACATTTTACAAGCTGGAAAGTTCTCCTGAATGGATTTTGTTCAGTTTTTCCATTCAGTCAAAAGCTGACAGTACGTAATCCATCATGGATTGTCCGTGAATGTGCTTCTATGGAGAAAATGGAATCCAGGTATGCCTCGATTAGGGGAAGGACTGGGTCTGGTGCAACTACCTGTTGTCTGGCCGAGCAGGAGGCCTATATCGAACGGTTAAAAGCCAAACTGCCCCTACCTTCCTGGGGAGTTTGGGCGTAAGGTCATGCAAACTTGCGCACCACCGCACAGGTCAGGGTATGTCGTGGTCATTTGGCGGAAACATTGAACCGGCGTAAAAATCGTTTTGAAGGCAACCGCTCTAAATACAAGCCCTTATAGTCCGACGGACTGTTATTAAAACTTCGGGTTGGGCTTCAGTGCCGATGATCAATACCCTAGGAAGCATTTGCCTTGGCCCCTGGTTTTTGGTTTCGTAAAAGATTCATATTATTATATAAAGCCGCATGCTTGATGGGTTTGGGAATAACTGCCACAGCACCGTGTTCCTTTGGGTCAGGCATGTCTTTGGGTTTTGTTGTCGCCGTTAACACGATAGGCAACGTTTCGTAGCGGTGGAATTGCTTCATCACTAAATCCAGAAACTGTATTCCATCCAATTCCGGCATATCCATATCGATAAGCGCAAACTCAAACGTTTGCTGACTTGTCGATAGAAACTCCGCAGCTTTAATTCCACTATCAAAAGATACATAGCGCACACCCCAGGAATCCAGTATGGTTTCAATCGCCTGAAGTGTGTTTGTATTGTCATCCACTACCAGCACCTGCAACCCCTTGAGGTCTTGATATTTGGATTTTATGGCTTGCGAGTTCTCTGTGGGAACCAGCGGGATGGTAAAGCTGAATTGACTTCCGTGACCAAATCTGGAGTTTACTAACATTTCACCTTTAAATAAATGGATTAACTTTTGGGTGATCGCCAATCCCAATCCTGTACCTCCATATTTTCGTGTGGTACTGGTATCCGCCTGCTCAAAACTATCGAATATCCTCTCCATTTGTTCTATTCGAATGCCAATTCCGTTATCTTTAACATTTAAAATAATGACTTCGGAGTTGGAACTCTTTCTCACCGATACAACAACCGATCCTTTACTGGTAAATTTTATGGCGTTACTGATTAAATTGCTCAATATTTGCGAGAGACGTGTTGGGTCTGTAATCAGTTCATCCGGCAGTTCGGAATCAAAGTTCAATACTAATTCGATATCCTTTTTTTCTGCGTCACTGGAAAATAATGAAACCAGTCCTTCGCACACATCCAGAAGATTGACGCATACTTGCTCCAGAACCAACTTTCCGGCTTCAATTTTGGAGTAGTCCAGTATTTCGTTCAAAATATCCATTAAGGTAGCGGCCGAATATCTTGCCGTATTCAGATAGTCCATCTGGGTTTCATTAAGGTCTTCCGTTTCCAGCAAATCCAGCATACCAATTACCCCATTCATGGGGGTTCTGATCTCATGACTCATATTTGCGAGAAATTCAGACTTGGCTCTACCCGCCTGGTTGGCCTTGTCCAGTGCTTCGCTCAGTTCTTTGGTTCGATGCTCTACAATAATTTCCAGGTCCTGATTGTTTTCCTTTAACAAACTCTCTGCGCGGCGTTGTGAGTTAACGATGGTATCTATCGACAAAATAATGCGATAAATGATCAGCACTAATATACTGAATAATATAATGGAACCGATTCCGAATACCCCATTGCGCTTTTCCAGCAACGCGTAAATCTCCTCGACAATCAGGTTGTATTCATAAGAATGAATCTTAGACAGCTTTTCTATGTCTGAAAACACACTACGGAACAGTTCATTCGATAACGCCACATCTTCGGTACGCAGATGTTCAATGTTATTATTGATCCGATTATAAACATTTTGCAGACCATGATCGTGATTAATATTTCGTAATTCGTTGAGCTTTTCCAGCGTTTTTTGTAAAACAAAGAGTGAACCACTATTGGATACCTCTTCATCCGGTTTACCCATGGTACGTTTCAGAGTGTTTTTTTCGATTCTGTGAATTTCTCTGGATATCTCCGCCAAATACAATGAAGCCTTAAGGTGATATTCATTGGCGTGGTGATTTAACTGGTTTTCCTTCGAGGTGTAATAAATATTGGTAAAGTATATAAATACCAGCAGTAAAAACATTAACGCTAAAATTATATATACATAGGCTTTTATTCCTAATGATATTTTTTTCATTGCAGCCGGGCCCTTTAAATAAATCCAAGACTTTTCATGATTCCAACCAGGGATTTAAAATCTGTCATTGATGCCGGATAATAGTTTCTGGCACCGCTTGACTGGAGTATGTGTTTGTGAGTTTCGTTATCCACATCCAATTTTGTGAAAGCGTCTATCAGTTTTCTAAGCAGATGTTTTGGTACCTTGTTTGACGCCGCCCAGACGTAATCCGGATACGGCGGGGTTTCCCATATTTCTTTTACCTTACTCTTGTCGAGATCACCATCAGCAAACATTTGTCTTATCACGTTTGCATTGGCAACACCTATATCTGCAACACCGTCTTGCACCATAAGAGCCGTTTTATCATGTGCCCCCGAGTAAAGAACCTCCGAAAAGTAAGTCTCAGGAGATATATTTTGATTGGCGAGAAAATACCGCGGCATCAAATGACCGGAAGTAGACAATTTCGAACCAAAGCTCAACTTTTTTCCCTTAAATTCTTTTATCTTATTTTCAGAATACTTGGTCGGCGCTATAAAAATGCTGGTGAAGCGCATATCCACATCCCGCATGGCTAAAGGAACAGCCTGATCCTTTATGTTTGCCATAATAAATGTAACGGCACCAAAATAGGCAATATCAATATTCCCTTTGTGAAATTCAATTAACAATTCATCATAAGAGCTTGGAATTACGATTTCATATTTTGCATTTACACTTCCTGCAAGATATTCAAATAACGGGCCATATTTTTTTTCAATTTTTTCACTGGATTGATCCGGCAAAACACCCACCCGCAATACTTTGATGTCCTCAGATGGGGTGCAGGACACGATAAGAACCAAACTTACTAAGAGACAATAATGCATTTTCACAACCTGTTACCTTTAACTGAATTTCTAATTAAATATACTCAAATAATCACCGATAAAGTGTCATAATTGTAATATCTTGCTGAATTGGTAGATAATGAGATAAGTAATCGCTAAAGGGCCTTTGTCCTCCCACAAGCCAATGCGGGGCTCAAGCTTTTCAGGCATCGGAGCTCTGCGATATGGTTCTTGTACCATGCCTACGGTTAATCGCTTAAAATCAAACACCTGGATCGAAGACAATGACAAACGAGCAAATATCAGACGCACTTAATGCGCTCGAACAACAACACAACATCAAAATCCTGTATGCCTGCGAATCCGGTAGTCGCGCCTGGGGCTTTCCTTCCCCGGACAGCGATTACGATGTCCGTTTTATCTACGCCCATCCGGTGGACTGGTATTTGTCAGTTTTTCCCGGAAAAGACACCATCGACATTCCCATTTCCGGTGACAGCGACTTGGGAGGCTGGGACCTACGCAAGAGCTTTGGACTGCTCAAAAAGTCCAATTGCGCCCTAATGGAATGGCTGTCATCCCCAATCGTTTATAGGGAAAACGACACAGCGATAGCGCCCTTAAAAGATGCTGTCTCACCTTCGTTTTTGACAATCAGCGCCTGTCACCACTATCTGTCTATGGCTCAACGAAAATTCAGCGACATTGTGAGCGACGAGACCGTAAAACTAAAAAGCTATTTTTATGCGCTACGTGCCGTATTGTGTGCTTTGTACATTATCGACAATCAATCCCCTCCTCCTATGGAAATCTCCAAGCTCAAAGACACGTATATATCATCGGATTTGTTACCCCGTTATGAAGAACTATTGAGCCAAAAAATGGCGAGCGTGGAGTCCCACAGAACACAGCGGGAGCCATGGCTGGATTCGTTTCTGGAGCAATCATTGGTGTTTATCGAGCAACATATTCCGGACAAACAAAATAAACTGGAAACCGCCGTACTGGATCGCGCTTTTCGTACTGCTTTACGTACAACGTGGGGAGAATAATCCATATGGCTAGTGTAGTTCAGAGTTTATATAAGAAAAGAATTATCACCAAACTACCCAAGTTTGTCCCTGCGAATACGCAGTATGAGGTTATCATGGGCTCTGTGGCATATGGCGTTTCCAATGACACTTCGGACATGGATATCTACGGCTTCTGTATTCCTCCCCGAGATTATGTGTTTCCCCATTTGCGTGGAGAAATTCCCGGATTTAGTGAACCGGGACCGCAATTCGATCAATACCAGGAACACCATATATTGGATAAAGATGCAGAAAGCGGAAAAGGTCGCGAGTACGATTTGAGCATCTATTCCATCATAAAGTTTTTTCGCCTCTGTATGGAAAACAACCCCAATATGATCGACAGCCTGTTCGTCCCGCGTCGTTGTATTTTGTACACCACGCCGGTGGGAGAGCTGGTACGGGAAAATCGCAAGGCCTTTTTACATAAAGGGGCATGGCATAAATTTAAAGGTTATGCCTATTCCCAAGTTCATAAGATGAATACGAAAAACCCTGTAGGTAAACGTAAGAAAACCATTCAGGAATACGGATATGATGTCAAATTCGCGTACCATGTGGTGAGACTGTTAAACGAGGTGGAACAGATCCTCACCGAGGGAGACCTGGACCTGGAACGCAACCGAGAGCAACTAAAAGCCATACGCCGCGGTGATTGGTCTCAGGAGAAAGTACGCGAATATTTCGAGCAAAAAGAGAATGAACTGGAGTCCGTATACACCAAAAGCGAGCTCCCTCACACACCGGATATTGAAACACTTCAGAGCCTTCTGCTCGAATGCCTGGAAACCCATTATGGCAGCCTGGAGGGCTGTGTGGTCGATCAAGACGAAATGGTTATTGCCATGCGCGATATCGACAAGATTTTGGAAAAGATTAGAAATCGATTATAGGAACAAAAAATATAAAAAGACTGTATAAAAGCTAAACCGAAAACCCGCCAAGATTCAATGGTGGATTTTCGGTTTATGGATGAGATCAAAAGCGACAGCTTTGAACCGGGATAGTCAACGCAGCAGCCTCTACCCCCTGCCCACAGGCTGGTTTCAGCCTGTGGTTCATGTCAAAGATATATTGATCCTTTCCCGTTACATCTAAAAAATCGATATACTGATATCATCCACATACCAGCCACTGGACACACCGGCAGAATATCCGTTGGATAAAGCAAAA is from Gammaproteobacteria bacterium and encodes:
- a CDS encoding molybdopterin-dependent oxidoreductase; this translates as MDEIEKKPEENVDLTRRSLLSWLGSATVFALTADFLSACADSQPNEPNTNKASDFPFSPSPVEGALYDRWWGNTVDPQNLQQILSSWQLSVRGLVEEPVTLSFYDVVNLTRQNQVTDFHCVEGWSVLDVPWNGLHIDTLINLVRPTSEATHITLRSFRDIYTESIPLAVAREPRTMFAYGIGGSTIPLTHGFPLRLVIPRMYGYKGSKWVREIEFTNTSIDGYWVQRGYPTDAPVHPSRLREGKY
- a CDS encoding nucleotidyltransferase domain-containing protein, which translates into the protein MTNEQISDALNALEQQHNIKILYACESGSRAWGFPSPDSDYDVRFIYAHPVDWYLSVFPGKDTIDIPISGDSDLGGWDLRKSFGLLKKSNCALMEWLSSPIVYRENDTAIAPLKDAVSPSFLTISACHHYLSMAQRKFSDIVSDETVKLKSYFYALRAVLCALYIIDNQSPPPMEISKLKDTYISSDLLPRYEELLSQKMASVESHRTQREPWLDSFLEQSLVFIEQHIPDKQNKLETAVLDRAFRTALRTTWGE
- a CDS encoding nucleotidyltransferase domain-containing protein: MASVVQSLYKKRIITKLPKFVPANTQYEVIMGSVAYGVSNDTSDMDIYGFCIPPRDYVFPHLRGEIPGFSEPGPQFDQYQEHHILDKDAESGKGREYDLSIYSIIKFFRLCMENNPNMIDSLFVPRRCILYTTPVGELVRENRKAFLHKGAWHKFKGYAYSQVHKMNTKNPVGKRKKTIQEYGYDVKFAYHVVRLLNEVEQILTEGDLDLERNREQLKAIRRGDWSQEKVREYFEQKENELESVYTKSELPHTPDIETLQSLLLECLETHYGSLEGCVVDQDEMVIAMRDIDKILEKIRNRL
- the phnD gene encoding phosphate/phosphite/phosphonate ABC transporter substrate-binding protein, translating into MHYCLLVSLVLIVSCTPSEDIKVLRVGVLPDQSSEKIEKKYGPLFEYLAGSVNAKYEIVIPSSYDELLIEFHKGNIDIAYFGAVTFIMANIKDQAVPLAMRDVDMRFTSIFIAPTKYSENKIKEFKGKKLSFGSKLSTSGHLMPRYFLANQNISPETYFSEVLYSGAHDKTALMVQDGVADIGVANANVIRQMFADGDLDKSKVKEIWETPPYPDYVWAASNKVPKHLLRKLIDAFTKLDVDNETHKHILQSSGARNYYPASMTDFKSLVGIMKSLGFI
- a CDS encoding ATP-binding protein — encoded protein: MKKISLGIKAYVYIILALMFLLLVFIYFTNIYYTSKENQLNHHANEYHLKASLYLAEISREIHRIEKNTLKRTMGKPDEEVSNSGSLFVLQKTLEKLNELRNINHDHGLQNVYNRINNNIEHLRTEDVALSNELFRSVFSDIEKLSKIHSYEYNLIVEEIYALLEKRNGVFGIGSIILFSILVLIIYRIILSIDTIVNSQRRAESLLKENNQDLEIIVEHRTKELSEALDKANQAGRAKSEFLANMSHEIRTPMNGVIGMLDLLETEDLNETQMDYLNTARYSAATLMDILNEILDYSKIEAGKLVLEQVCVNLLDVCEGLVSLFSSDAEKKDIELVLNFDSELPDELITDPTRLSQILSNLISNAIKFTSKGSVVVSVRKSSNSEVIILNVKDNGIGIRIEQMERIFDSFEQADTSTTRKYGGTGLGLAITQKLIHLFKGEMLVNSRFGHGSQFSFTIPLVPTENSQAIKSKYQDLKGLQVLVVDDNTNTLQAIETILDSWGVRYVSFDSGIKAAEFLSTSQQTFEFALIDMDMPELDGIQFLDLVMKQFHRYETLPIVLTATTKPKDMPDPKEHGAVAVIPKPIKHAALYNNMNLLRNQKPGAKANAS